Proteins found in one Brachypodium distachyon strain Bd21 chromosome 5, Brachypodium_distachyon_v3.0, whole genome shotgun sequence genomic segment:
- the LOC100823130 gene encoding squamosa promoter-binding-like protein 7, which yields MEGDGGAGHRATAPWDLGMQWAPPPATSAYPQHFMPPPPPAAMASAQRQQQELTSLKLGKRPCYLPGWRDGQLAQVGAAGHVDVNGGRRAVAAPEGKRKEKAAAATATAAVARCQVEGCHLALAGAKEYHRRHKVCEAHSKAPRVVVHGAEQRFCQQCSRFHAMSEFDDAKRSCRRRLAGHNERRRKSNASEAMARGSAHTHGVTSLVHLFAPYGALLPASPAGALSLLSSARAAGATPWQLIPTAPDAFPAGRSSSAALDELIAENRAALLACHFFPDRSGRGAESVPGSWQHAHAAPPPAPAGHVTLDLMQAPTAGGLLRPTMRTPDRASSRPAEDIPDDEAGRGPGVWAPLQGAHVA from the exons CATACCCGCAGCACttcatgccgccgccgcctcccgcagCCATGGCTAGCGCCCAGCGTCAGCAGCAGGAGCTCACGAGCCTCAAGCTGGGGAAGCGGCCTTGCTACCTGCCCGGGTGGCGGGACGGCCAGCTGGCGCAGGTGGGGGCGGCGGGCCACGTGGACGTCAACGGCGGCCGGCGTGctgtggcggcgccggagggcaagaggaaggagaaggcggcggcggcaacggcgacggcggccgtgGCGAGGTGCCAGGTGGAAGGGTGCCACCTGGCGCTGGCGGGGGCCAAGGAGTACCACCGGCGGCACAAGGTGTGCGAGGCGCACTCCAAGGCGCCCAGGGTCGTCGTGCACGGCGCCGAGCAGCGCTTCTGCCAGCAATGCAGCCG GTTCCACGCGATGTCCGAGTTCGACGACGCCAAGCGgagctgccggcggcggctcgcgggGCAcaacgagcggcggcggaagagcAACGCCAGCGAGGCCATGGCCAGGGGATCCGCGCACACACACG GAGTCACGTCGCTGGTGCACCTTTTCGCGCCGTACGGCGCCCTGCTGCCCGCTTCCCCGGCTggtgctctctctcttctgtcATCGGCCagagccgccggcgccacgcCCTGGCAGCTGATCCCGACGGCGCCCGACGCGTTCCCCGCCGGCCGctccagcagcgccgcccTCGACGAGCTCATCGCCGAGAaccgcgccgccctcctcgcgTGCcacttcttccccgaccgctCCGGCCGGGGTGCGGAGTCGGTGCCCGGCAGCTGGCAGCACGCGCACgcggcgcctccgccggctcCAGCGGGCCACGTGACGCTGGACCTCATGCAGGCCCCCACCGCGGGCGGGCTGCTCAGGCCCACCATGCGCACGCCGGACAGGGCCTCCAGCAGGCCAGCCGAGGATATACCCGACGACGAAGCGGGCCGCGGCCCGGGCGTGTGGGCGCCCCTGCAGGGAGCCCATGTGGCCTGA
- the LOC100835685 gene encoding uncharacterized protein LOC100835685, translating to MAGTAATVCSMCGDIGFPDKLFQCSRCRYRFQHSYCTNYYGDGAPASAGADTCDWCLSDAATGKARRCASAAGKQQQASGSHDSSTTSPTGRAVDKAASGGEQESGRRGTKVGGRRYKLLKDVLC from the exons ATGGCCGGGACGGCAGCCACCGTCTGCTCCATGTGCGGTGACATCGGATTCCCCGACAAGCTCTTCCAGTGCTCGCGCTGCCGCTACCGCTTCCAGCACTC CTATTGCACGAACTACTACGGCGACggagcgccggcgtcggcaggGGCCGACACATGCGATTGGTGCCTGAgcgacgccgccaccggcaAGGCGAGAAGGTGCGCGTCTGCGGCcgggaagcagcagcaggcctCCGGCAGCCATGATTCGTCCACGACGAGCCCCACCGGCAGGGCCGTCGACAAggcggccagcggcggcgagcaggaaAGCGGGCGGAGAGGGACCAAGGTGGGCGGCCGCAGGTACAAGCTGCTCAAGGACGTCCTGTGCTGA